In one window of Janthinobacterium sp. 1_2014MBL_MicDiv DNA:
- the fabD gene encoding ACP S-malonyltransferase — MTQFAFVFPGQGSQAIAMLDGFAGNPVVAQTVAEASDALQFDLGKLIAEGPKEELDLTTNTQPVMLTAAVAVYRAWLAAGGAVPTVVAGHSLGEYSALVAAGVIAFKDAVPLVRFRAQAMQEAVPVGQGTMAVVLGLSDDDVRAACAEAAAENPALVVEPVNFNAPAQVVIAGHTAAVERACELAKAKGAKRAMKLPVSAPFHSSLLKPASDRLREYMAGLTFSAPQIALINNVDVAIVNDPAGIKEALVRQAASPVRWVETMQKVALDGITQVIECGPGKVLMGLAKRIDPVLVGDAIVDQASLERILTQLK; from the coding sequence ATGACACAATTTGCATTTGTTTTCCCAGGCCAAGGCTCGCAAGCGATCGCGATGCTCGACGGTTTCGCCGGCAATCCGGTCGTGGCCCAGACCGTGGCCGAAGCGTCGGACGCGCTGCAATTCGACCTGGGCAAGCTGATTGCCGAAGGTCCGAAGGAAGAGCTGGACCTGACGACGAATACCCAGCCCGTGATGCTGACGGCCGCCGTGGCCGTCTACCGCGCCTGGCTGGCGGCGGGCGGCGCCGTGCCGACCGTCGTTGCCGGCCATAGCCTGGGTGAATACTCGGCGCTGGTCGCCGCCGGCGTCATCGCGTTCAAGGATGCCGTGCCGCTGGTGCGCTTCCGCGCGCAGGCCATGCAGGAAGCCGTGCCGGTCGGCCAGGGCACGATGGCTGTCGTGCTGGGCCTGTCGGACGACGACGTGCGCGCCGCCTGCGCGGAAGCGGCGGCGGAAAACCCGGCCCTGGTGGTCGAGCCTGTCAATTTCAATGCGCCAGCGCAAGTCGTCATCGCCGGCCATACGGCCGCTGTCGAGCGCGCCTGCGAACTGGCCAAGGCCAAGGGCGCCAAGCGCGCCATGAAGCTGCCCGTTTCGGCGCCGTTCCACTCGTCGCTGCTGAAGCCGGCGTCGGACCGTTTGCGCGAATACATGGCCGGCCTGACGTTCTCGGCGCCGCAAATCGCCCTGATCAACAACGTCGACGTGGCCATCGTCAATGACCCGGCCGGCATCAAGGAGGCGCTCGTGCGCCAGGCCGCCAGCCCCGTGCGCTGGGTAGAAACCATGCAAAAAGTCGCGCTTGACGGCATCACGCAAGTGATCGAGTGCGGTCCGGGCAAGGTCCTGATGGGCCTGGCCAAGCGCATCGATCCGGTGCTGGTGGGCGATGCGATCGTCGACCAGGCGTCGCTGGAACGCATTTTGACGCAGCTCAAGTAA
- the fabG gene encoding 3-oxoacyl-ACP reductase FabG, producing MNLANQVVLVTGASRGIGRAIATELGKQGATVVGTATSESGAQAITDYLAAEGVTGKGLVLNVTDAARCAAVVDEVQKTYGSLSILVNNAGITQDQLAMRMKDEEWDSVISTNLSAVGRLSRAVLRGMMKAKTGRIINITSVVASSGNPGQMNYAAAKAGVEGMSRALAREIGSRNITVNCIAPGFIDTDMTKALSEEQHAALLTQIPLSRLGKPEDVAAAVAFLASPQAAYITGTTLHVNGGMYMN from the coding sequence ATGAATTTAGCAAATCAAGTCGTGCTGGTCACGGGCGCCTCGCGCGGCATCGGCCGCGCCATCGCCACCGAACTGGGCAAGCAGGGCGCCACCGTCGTCGGCACCGCCACCTCGGAAAGCGGCGCACAGGCCATCACCGATTACCTGGCCGCCGAAGGCGTGACGGGCAAGGGCCTGGTCCTGAACGTGACGGATGCGGCGCGCTGTGCCGCCGTCGTCGACGAAGTGCAGAAAACCTATGGCAGCCTGTCGATCCTCGTCAACAATGCGGGCATCACGCAAGACCAGCTGGCCATGCGCATGAAGGATGAGGAGTGGGACAGCGTCATTTCCACCAACCTGTCGGCCGTTGGCCGCCTGTCGCGCGCGGTTCTGCGCGGCATGATGAAAGCCAAAACTGGGCGTATCATTAACATCACGTCGGTGGTGGCCTCGTCGGGCAATCCGGGACAGATGAATTACGCGGCGGCCAAGGCTGGCGTGGAAGGCATGAGCCGCGCGCTGGCGCGCGAAATCGGCAGCCGCAACATTACCGTGAATTGCATCGCCCCGGGCTTCATCGATACCGACATGACCAAGGCGCTGAGCGAAGAGCAGCACGCGGCGCTGCTGACGCAAATTCCGCTGTCACGCCTGGGCAAGCCGGAAGATGTGGCGGCCGCCGTGGCCTTCCTGGCCTCGCCGCAAGCGGCCTATATCACGGGCACGACCCTGCACGTGAATGGCGGAATGTACATGAATTGA
- the acpP gene encoding acyl carrier protein: MSDIEQRVKKIVAEQLGVAEADIKIESSFVDDLGADSLDTVELVMALEDEFEMEIPDEQAEKITTVQQAIDYATAHVKA, encoded by the coding sequence ATGTCGGATATCGAACAACGCGTTAAGAAAATCGTCGCTGAGCAACTGGGCGTTGCAGAAGCAGACATCAAAATCGAATCCTCCTTCGTCGACGATCTCGGCGCCGATTCCCTGGACACCGTGGAACTGGTCATGGCCCTGGAAGACGAATTCGAAATGGAAATCCCTGACGAACAAGCTGAAAAAATCACCACCGTGCAACAGGCGATCGACTACGCCACCGCACACGTCAAGGCCTAA
- the fabF gene encoding beta-ketoacyl-ACP synthase II: MSRSKNRRVVVTGLGCVSPVGNTIAEAWGAIIEGKSGIATITKFDAQPFTTHFAGEVKGFNIEDYISGKEARHMDTFIHYGMAAGIQAIQDSGLEVTEENAERIGVIIGSGIGGLPLIEETKSEYEKRGPRRISPFFVPASIINMISGNLSIKYGLKGPNLAIVTACTTGLHSIGAAARMIEYGDADVMIAGGAESTVSPLGLGGFASARALSTRNDDPATASRPWDTDRDGFVLGEGAGVMVLEEYEHAVARGAKIYAEVHGFGMSADAYHMTSPLEDGSGGSKSVIAALNNAGLNPDQIQYLNAHGTSTPQGDVAEVMGIKRTFGEHAKNLVVNSTKSMTGHLLGGAGGLEAVFTVLAVHHQVSPPTINIFNQDPACDLDFCANTAREMKIDYAVKNSFGFGGTNGTLIFGKAK, translated from the coding sequence TTGAGCCGTTCTAAAAACCGTCGTGTTGTTGTCACCGGCCTGGGCTGCGTTTCACCTGTCGGCAATACTATTGCCGAGGCGTGGGGCGCAATCATTGAAGGTAAATCCGGCATTGCCACGATTACCAAGTTTGATGCACAGCCATTCACCACGCATTTTGCCGGTGAAGTCAAAGGCTTCAATATCGAAGATTACATCTCCGGTAAGGAAGCCCGCCACATGGATACCTTTATCCATTACGGCATGGCTGCGGGCATCCAGGCGATCCAGGACTCCGGTCTGGAAGTGACCGAGGAAAACGCCGAGCGTATCGGCGTCATCATCGGTTCCGGTATCGGTGGCTTGCCGCTGATCGAGGAAACCAAATCCGAGTACGAAAAGCGCGGTCCGCGCCGTATCTCGCCATTTTTCGTGCCTGCCTCGATCATTAACATGATCTCTGGCAACCTTTCGATCAAATATGGTCTGAAGGGCCCGAACCTGGCGATCGTTACGGCGTGTACCACCGGTTTGCACAGCATCGGCGCGGCAGCGCGCATGATCGAGTACGGCGATGCCGACGTCATGATCGCCGGCGGTGCCGAGTCGACCGTGTCGCCGCTGGGCCTGGGCGGTTTCGCCTCGGCGCGTGCCTTGTCGACCCGCAACGACGATCCGGCAACGGCATCGCGTCCGTGGGATACCGACCGCGACGGCTTCGTGCTGGGCGAGGGCGCTGGCGTCATGGTGCTGGAAGAGTACGAGCACGCGGTGGCCCGTGGTGCCAAGATCTATGCCGAAGTGCATGGTTTCGGGATGAGCGCAGATGCTTATCACATGACCTCGCCGCTGGAAGATGGCAGCGGCGGCAGCAAATCGGTGATCGCGGCCCTCAACAACGCAGGCTTGAACCCGGATCAGATTCAGTACCTGAACGCGCACGGCACGTCGACCCCGCAAGGCGACGTGGCGGAAGTGATGGGCATCAAACGCACCTTCGGCGAGCATGCCAAGAATCTGGTCGTCAACTCGACAAAGTCGATGACGGGCCATTTGCTGGGCGGCGCGGGCGGTCTGGAAGCGGTGTTTACGGTCCTGGCAGTACACCATCAGGTGTCGCCACCGACCATCAACATCTTCAACCAGGATCCGGCTTGCGATCTCGATTTCTGTGCCAACACGGCGCGTGAAATGAAGATCGATTATGCAGTGAAAAATTCGTTCGGCTTCGGCGGTACGAATGGCACGCTGATTTTCGGTAAAGCGAAATAA
- the rpoE gene encoding RNA polymerase sigma factor RpoE: MPTGTLGVRTEREYDQLLVERVQAGDKRAFDVLVSKYQRRLMRLVSRLVHDPAEAEDVVQETFIKAYRALRHFRGDAAFYTWLYRIGINTAKNYLVTQGRRAATSSDADAEQAESFDDGNKLRDNNTPESVLASKQIAATVNAAMDVLPIELRTAIVLREIEGLSYEEISEIMACPIGTVRSRIFRAREVIAEKLKPLLDMPIDKRW, encoded by the coding sequence ATGCCAACGGGGACATTGGGCGTGAGGACAGAGCGCGAGTATGATCAGTTGCTGGTCGAGCGGGTACAGGCCGGCGACAAACGGGCATTTGACGTCCTGGTATCGAAATATCAGCGTCGCCTGATGCGTCTGGTGTCGCGCCTCGTGCATGACCCGGCGGAGGCTGAAGATGTGGTGCAGGAAACCTTTATCAAGGCATACCGGGCGCTGCGCCATTTTCGCGGCGACGCCGCCTTCTACACCTGGTTGTACCGCATCGGCATCAATACGGCCAAGAATTATCTCGTCACCCAGGGGCGCCGCGCCGCCACGTCCAGCGACGCCGATGCCGAGCAGGCGGAGTCCTTCGATGACGGCAATAAATTGCGTGACAACAATACGCCAGAATCTGTGCTGGCCAGCAAGCAGATCGCCGCGACCGTCAATGCCGCCATGGATGTGCTGCCCATCGAGTTGCGCACGGCCATCGTGCTGCGCGAGATCGAGGGGCTGAGCTATGAAGAAATATCGGAGATCATGGCCTGTCCCATCGGCACCGTGCGCAGCCGGATTTTCCGCGCGCGCGAAGTGATCGCGGAGAAATTGAAGCCATTGTTGGACATGCCGATTGACAAGCGCTGGTAA
- a CDS encoding RseA family anti-sigma factor has translation MDTHARLHETISALADGELAASELELAFAALDTEEGRLAWEAYRRIGDVLRSDRRGHELSADFDARLAACLAGEAASVPAPLSSVSAPGVPPGLAEPLEAGPLVQR, from the coding sequence ATGGACACGCACGCACGATTGCACGAGACTATTTCCGCCCTCGCCGATGGCGAACTGGCGGCCAGCGAACTCGAACTGGCCTTTGCCGCCCTCGATACGGAAGAGGGTCGCCTGGCCTGGGAGGCGTATCGCCGCATCGGCGATGTCTTGCGCTCGGACCGGCGCGGCCACGAACTGAGCGCCGATTTCGACGCGCGGCTGGCGGCGTGCCTGGCCGGCGAAGCGGCGTCCGTCCCTGCGCCGCTATCGTCCGTCTCCGCGCCAGGCGTGCCGCCGGGCCTGGCCGAGCCGCTGGAAGCGGGGCCGCTGGTGCAGCGATAG
- a CDS encoding DegQ family serine endoprotease, which translates to MKKNMCAASKSFSVKTLSALLFGTAGVFFAPAMLGLAPQAHAAVSAVKLPDFSDLVDAVGPAVVNIRTTERLKMGGPGAGGQDEQEMQEFLRRFFGGAMPTPRQQAPRGGRRAVPQEQEVQRGVGSGFIISADGYVLSNAHVVDGADEVYVTLTDKREFKAKVIGADARTDVALLKIEGGNLPRLTIGDSNKIRVGEWVIAIGSPFNLENTVTAGIISAKSRDTGDYLPLIQSDVAVNPGNSGGPLINMRGEVIGINSQIATLSGAYNGISFAVPIDEAMRVGEQLKKTGKVVRGRIGVQIGEVSKEVAESLGLPNAKGAQVSMVEPGGPADKAGIKPGDIILKFNGTPIERSSDLPRLVGGAAVNGKSSITVWRKGAQQEIPVTVVELESEKTAKKGAKEPEAQAVNALGLKVSDVPAAKKQELKIDAGVQVDDADGVAALAGLQPGDVILQLNNVAVKDAKQFNALVAKLDPKKPSAVLVRRGDVAQFVSLRPSAK; encoded by the coding sequence ATGAAAAAAAACATGTGTGCCGCCAGCAAGTCGTTTTCAGTGAAGACGCTTTCCGCCTTATTGTTCGGTACGGCTGGCGTCTTTTTTGCCCCGGCCATGCTGGGCCTGGCGCCGCAAGCGCATGCGGCCGTGTCGGCCGTCAAGCTGCCTGATTTCTCGGACCTGGTCGACGCCGTCGGTCCCGCCGTGGTGAATATCCGCACCACCGAGCGGCTGAAAATGGGCGGCCCGGGCGCGGGTGGCCAGGATGAGCAGGAAATGCAGGAATTCCTGCGCCGCTTCTTTGGCGGCGCCATGCCGACGCCGCGCCAGCAGGCACCGCGCGGCGGCCGCCGTGCCGTGCCGCAGGAGCAGGAAGTGCAGCGCGGCGTCGGTTCCGGTTTCATCATCTCGGCCGATGGCTACGTGCTGAGCAACGCGCACGTGGTCGATGGCGCTGACGAGGTGTACGTGACCCTGACGGACAAGCGCGAATTCAAGGCCAAGGTGATCGGCGCCGATGCGCGCACCGACGTGGCCCTGCTGAAAATCGAGGGCGGCAACCTGCCGCGCCTGACCATCGGCGATTCGAACAAGATCCGCGTGGGCGAATGGGTGATCGCCATCGGTTCGCCGTTCAACCTGGAAAACACCGTGACGGCCGGCATCATTTCCGCGAAGTCGCGCGATACGGGCGACTACTTGCCGCTGATCCAGAGCGACGTGGCCGTCAATCCCGGCAACTCCGGCGGCCCGCTGATCAATATGCGCGGCGAGGTGATCGGTATCAATTCGCAGATCGCCACCCTGTCCGGCGCCTACAACGGCATTTCGTTTGCCGTGCCCATCGATGAAGCCATGCGCGTCGGCGAGCAACTGAAAAAGACGGGCAAGGTCGTGCGCGGCCGCATCGGCGTGCAGATCGGCGAAGTGAGCAAGGAAGTGGCCGAATCGCTGGGCTTGCCGAACGCCAAGGGGGCGCAAGTGTCGATGGTGGAGCCGGGCGGTCCGGCCGACAAGGCGGGCATCAAGCCGGGCGACATCATCCTGAAATTCAATGGCACGCCGATCGAGCGTTCGTCCGACCTGCCGCGCCTGGTAGGCGGCGCCGCCGTCAATGGCAAGTCCAGCATCACCGTCTGGCGCAAGGGCGCGCAGCAGGAGATTCCGGTCACCGTCGTCGAACTCGAAAGCGAGAAGACGGCCAAGAAGGGCGCCAAGGAGCCGGAAGCGCAAGCCGTCAATGCGCTGGGCCTGAAGGTCAGCGACGTGCCGGCCGCCAAGAAACAGGAGCTGAAGATCGATGCCGGCGTGCAGGTTGACGATGCCGATGGCGTGGCGGCCCTGGCCGGCTTGCAGCCTGGCGACGTGATCTTGCAATTGAACAACGTTGCCGTGAAAGACGCCAAGCAATTCAACGCGCTGGTGGCCAAGCTCGATCCGAAGAAGCCCTCGGCCGTGCTGGTGCGCCGTGGCGACGTGGCGCAGTTCGTTTCGTTGCGCCCGTCGGCCAAGTAA
- a CDS encoding glutaredoxin family protein: MHFTLYSRSYCHLCQDMLDALQRLQTPERPFTVEVIDIDASPDATLLARFDELVPVLFADLAQPELCHYFLDEAAVRRRLAWYK; this comes from the coding sequence ATGCACTTCACCCTCTATTCCCGCAGTTATTGCCACCTTTGCCAGGATATGCTGGACGCCTTGCAGCGGTTGCAGACGCCAGAAAGGCCGTTTACCGTCGAGGTGATCGACATCGACGCGTCGCCCGATGCCACCTTGCTGGCGCGTTTCGACGAGCTGGTGCCGGTGTTGTTTGCCGACCTGGCGCAGCCGGAACTGTGCCACTATTTCCTCGACGAAGCTGCCGTGCGTCGCAGGCTCGCATGGTACAAATAA
- the lepA gene encoding translation elongation factor 4, with protein MNNIRNFSIIAHIDHGKSTLADRIIQLCGGLSDREMEAQVLDSMDLERERGITIKAQTAALHYKARDGQIYNLNLIDTPGHVDFSYEVSRSLSACEGALLVVDASQGVEAQTVANCYTALDLGVEVVPVLNKIDLPNADPPNAIAEIEDVIGIDAADAVHCSAKTGLGVQDVLESLIAKVPPPKGDPDAPLQALIVDSWYDSYVGVVMLVRVVNGTLKPKDKIRLMATDSVQLVEDIGVFSPRSQSLPQLSAGQVGFIIAGIKELKAAKVGDTVTLANRPAAEPLPGFKEVQPQVFAGLFPVEANQYDALRDSLEKLKLNDAALMYEPEVSQALGFGFRCGFLGLLHMEIVQERLEREFDMDLITTAPTVVYEVIQRDGSLINVDNPSKMPDPSRIEEVREPIVTVNLYMPQEYVGSVITLCIAKRGIQLDMSYHGRQVKLVYEMPMAEIVLDFFDRLKSTSRGYASMDYEFKEYRAADVVKVDMLINSEKVDALAIIVHRSNSQYRGRQVAAKMRELIPRQMFDVAIQATIGANIISRENVKALRKNVLAKCYGGDISRKKKLLEKQKAGKKRMKQVGSVEIPQEAFLAILQVDDK; from the coding sequence ATGAATAACATACGCAACTTCTCCATCATCGCCCATATTGACCACGGTAAATCGACCCTGGCTGACCGCATCATTCAATTGTGCGGCGGCTTGTCCGACCGCGAGATGGAGGCGCAGGTGCTCGATTCGATGGATCTGGAGCGCGAGCGCGGCATTACCATCAAGGCGCAAACGGCGGCCCTGCACTACAAGGCGCGCGATGGCCAGATCTACAACCTGAACCTGATCGACACGCCGGGCCACGTCGACTTCAGCTATGAAGTGTCGCGCTCGCTGTCGGCGTGCGAAGGCGCATTGCTGGTGGTTGACGCGTCGCAAGGCGTGGAAGCGCAAACCGTGGCCAACTGCTATACGGCGCTGGACCTGGGCGTGGAAGTGGTGCCCGTCCTGAACAAGATCGACTTGCCGAACGCGGACCCGCCGAACGCCATTGCCGAGATCGAGGACGTGATCGGCATTGACGCGGCCGACGCCGTGCACTGTTCGGCCAAGACGGGCCTGGGCGTGCAGGACGTGCTCGAATCCCTGATCGCCAAGGTGCCGCCGCCGAAGGGCGACCCGGATGCGCCGCTGCAGGCCCTGATCGTCGACTCGTGGTACGACTCGTACGTGGGCGTGGTGATGCTCGTGCGTGTCGTCAACGGCACCTTGAAGCCGAAGGACAAGATCCGCCTGATGGCCACCGATTCGGTGCAGCTGGTGGAAGATATCGGCGTGTTTTCGCCCCGTTCGCAATCGTTGCCGCAGTTGTCGGCAGGCCAGGTGGGTTTCATCATCGCCGGCATCAAGGAATTGAAGGCGGCGAAAGTGGGCGACACCGTCACCCTGGCCAATCGTCCTGCCGCCGAACCATTGCCCGGTTTCAAGGAAGTGCAGCCGCAAGTGTTTGCCGGCCTGTTCCCCGTCGAGGCGAACCAGTACGATGCGCTGCGCGACTCGCTGGAAAAACTGAAACTGAACGACGCGGCCCTGATGTACGAGCCGGAAGTGTCGCAGGCGCTGGGCTTCGGCTTCCGCTGCGGCTTCCTGGGCTTGCTGCACATGGAAATCGTGCAGGAGCGCCTCGAGCGCGAATTCGACATGGACCTGATCACGACGGCGCCGACCGTCGTGTATGAAGTGATCCAGCGCGATGGCAGCCTGATCAACGTCGACAATCCGTCGAAAATGCCCGATCCGTCGCGCATCGAGGAAGTGCGCGAGCCTATCGTCACGGTCAACCTGTACATGCCGCAGGAATACGTGGGCTCCGTGATCACCCTGTGTATCGCCAAGCGCGGCATCCAGCTGGACATGAGCTACCACGGCCGCCAGGTCAAGCTCGTGTATGAAATGCCGATGGCCGAGATCGTGCTGGACTTCTTCGACCGCCTGAAATCGACGTCGCGCGGCTATGCCTCGATGGACTACGAGTTCAAGGAATACCGTGCGGCCGACGTGGTCAAGGTCGATATGCTGATCAACAGCGAAAAAGTCGATGCGCTGGCCATCATCGTCCACCGCTCGAACAGCCAGTACCGTGGCCGCCAGGTGGCTGCCAAGATGCGCGAACTGATCCCGCGCCAGATGTTCGACGTGGCCATCCAGGCCACCATCGGCGCCAACATCATATCGCGCGAGAACGTGAAAGCCCTGCGCAAGAACGTGCTGGCGAAGTGCTATGGCGGCGATATCAGCCGCAAGAAAAAATTGCTGGAAAAACAAAAAGCGGGTAAGAAGCGCATGAAGCAAGTGGGTTCCGTGGAGATCCCGCAAGAGGCATTCCTGGCAATTTTACAAGTGGACGATAAATGA
- the lepB gene encoding signal peptidase I → MNLQVILGNFALILFVLMVLTGFVWCLDVFYLSKQRRKAADRALAEFDARQSKLAAEGIKSDAGGSRAAIEAALLRQPTWVEYSGSFFPVIALVFCLRSFLYEPFKIPSSSMVPTLLVGDLILVNKFTYGIRLPIVNKRIIEVNDPQRGDVMVFKYPKDMSQDYIKRVIGVPGDKITYENKRLTVNGKEVQYTPLDDYLDDESTVYHKQLEENLTGVSHRILNDEPAPTLNLREVKDFPHKEACEYNDDGFTCVVPAGNYFMMGDNRDNSADSRYWGFVPNENIVGKAFLVWMNFSNPKRVGGIH, encoded by the coding sequence ATGAACCTGCAAGTGATCTTAGGAAATTTCGCTTTAATCCTGTTCGTGCTGATGGTGTTGACGGGCTTTGTCTGGTGCCTGGATGTGTTTTACCTGTCCAAGCAGCGGCGCAAGGCGGCCGACCGCGCCCTGGCCGAGTTCGATGCACGCCAGTCCAAGCTGGCCGCCGAAGGCATCAAGTCCGATGCGGGCGGCAGCCGCGCCGCCATCGAGGCGGCCCTGTTGCGCCAGCCGACCTGGGTCGAGTATTCGGGCAGCTTCTTCCCCGTCATCGCCCTCGTGTTCTGCCTGCGTTCCTTCCTGTACGAGCCATTCAAGATCCCGTCGAGCTCGATGGTGCCGACCTTGCTGGTGGGCGACCTGATCCTCGTGAACAAGTTCACCTACGGTATCCGTTTGCCTATCGTCAACAAGCGCATCATCGAAGTGAACGACCCGCAGCGCGGCGACGTGATGGTGTTCAAGTACCCGAAAGACATGTCGCAAGACTACATCAAGCGCGTGATCGGTGTGCCCGGTGATAAAATCACCTATGAAAACAAGCGCTTGACGGTCAACGGCAAGGAAGTGCAGTACACGCCGCTCGATGACTATCTGGACGACGAAAGCACGGTTTACCACAAGCAGCTGGAAGAAAACCTGACGGGCGTCAGCCACCGCATCCTCAATGACGAGCCGGCGCCGACGTTGAACTTGCGCGAAGTCAAGGATTTCCCGCACAAGGAAGCATGCGAGTACAACGACGACGGTTTCACGTGTGTGGTACCGGCGGGCAACTACTTCATGATGGGCGATAACCGCGACAATAGTGCGGACAGCCGCTACTGGGGCTTCGTGCCTAACGAGAACATCGTCGGCAAGGCTTTCCTGGTGTGGATGAACTTCAGCAATCCGAAACGCGTGGGCGGCATACACTAA
- the rnc gene encoding ribonuclease III, protein MNLQLLQTRLGYTFQDAGLLQQALTHRSHSSLHNERLEFLGDSILNCVVASILYERFKAIDEGDLSRLRANLVKQQSLYEIAQKLELSQFLRLGEGELKSGGFRRPSILADTLEALLGAIFLDTGFDAASTVIRAFYIPILDSVDPQTLGKDAKTLLQEFLQSKKISLPQYNVVATHGAAHSQEFEIECLVPKLNIQVYGRGGSRRAGEQAAAKLALDVAEQALVKSPAASRKPKPRAAQLKLAGIATIQSDDAGAPAAPAIAAHTKQNRH, encoded by the coding sequence ATGAATCTTCAGCTATTGCAAACCCGTTTAGGCTATACGTTCCAGGATGCTGGCCTGTTGCAGCAAGCCTTGACGCATCGTAGCCACAGCAGTTTGCATAATGAGCGGCTGGAATTCCTCGGCGACTCCATCCTCAACTGCGTGGTCGCTTCCATCCTGTACGAACGCTTCAAGGCCATCGACGAGGGCGACCTGTCGCGCCTGCGCGCCAACCTGGTGAAGCAGCAGTCGTTGTATGAAATCGCGCAAAAGCTGGAATTGTCGCAATTCCTGCGCCTGGGCGAAGGCGAGCTGAAGTCGGGCGGTTTCCGCCGTCCGTCCATCCTCGCCGACACCCTGGAAGCCTTGCTGGGCGCCATCTTCCTCGATACGGGCTTCGATGCGGCCAGCACGGTGATACGCGCCTTCTACATTCCCATCCTCGACTCGGTCGATCCGCAAACGCTGGGCAAGGATGCCAAGACCTTGCTGCAGGAGTTTTTGCAAAGCAAGAAAATTTCGCTGCCACAATATAATGTGGTGGCGACCCACGGCGCCGCCCACAGCCAGGAATTCGAGATCGAATGCCTGGTGCCGAAATTGAATATCCAGGTCTACGGCCGTGGCGGAAGCCGCCGCGCCGGTGAGCAAGCCGCCGCCAAACTGGCGCTGGACGTGGCCGAGCAGGCGCTCGTGAAGTCGCCAGCCGCCAGCCGCAAGCCCAAACCGCGCGCCGCCCAGCTCAAGCTGGCTGGTATTGCCACCATCCAGAGCGACGACGCGGGCGCCCCGGCGGCCCCGGCCATCGCCGCTCACACTAAACAGAATCGACACTAG
- the era gene encoding GTPase Era has translation MTATKMPDNFRCGYIAIVGRPNVGKSTLMNVLIGAKVSITSRKAQTTRHRITGIQTVPDAQFIYVDTPGFQTRHSNALNKTLNKTVTNTLISSDVILYVIEAGTFGPADQQVMDLLPKEVPCILVINKSDRVKDKAVLLPFAQKIAAMRDFAAIVPVSAKLHFQLEGLQNEIKRFLPENQPIFGPDDITDRSEKFLASEIVREKLFRFVGDELPYTSTVLIEKFEQEGDLRRVFAAILVERDTHKSMIIGNKGARLKEVSTQARLDMEKLFGGPVYLEIWVKVKSGWADNEAGLRAYGYE, from the coding sequence ATGACAGCCACCAAAATGCCCGACAACTTCCGCTGTGGCTATATCGCCATCGTGGGCCGCCCCAACGTGGGCAAATCGACCCTGATGAACGTGCTGATCGGCGCGAAGGTCAGCATCACTTCGCGCAAGGCGCAAACGACGCGCCACCGCATCACGGGCATCCAGACGGTGCCTGACGCGCAATTCATCTACGTCGACACGCCCGGTTTCCAGACGCGCCATTCGAATGCGCTGAACAAGACGCTGAACAAGACCGTCACCAACACGCTGATTTCCTCGGACGTCATCCTGTACGTGATCGAGGCGGGCACGTTCGGCCCGGCCGACCAGCAAGTGATGGACTTGCTGCCGAAGGAAGTGCCATGCATCCTCGTCATCAATAAATCGGACCGCGTGAAGGACAAGGCCGTCCTGCTGCCATTCGCGCAAAAGATCGCCGCCATGCGCGACTTCGCCGCCATCGTGCCCGTGTCCGCCAAGCTGCATTTCCAGCTGGAAGGCTTGCAGAACGAGATCAAGCGTTTCTTGCCGGAAAACCAGCCGATCTTTGGCCCGGACGACATCACGGACCGCAGCGAGAAATTCCTCGCCTCGGAAATCGTGCGCGAAAAGCTGTTCCGCTTTGTCGGCGACGAACTGCCGTACACGAGCACCGTGCTGATCGAGAAATTCGAGCAGGAAGGCGATCTGCGCCGCGTGTTCGCCGCCATCCTGGTCGAGCGCGATACGCACAAGTCCATGATTATCGGCAACAAGGGCGCGCGCCTGAAGGAAGTCTCCACCCAGGCCCGCCTGGACATGGAAAAACTGTTCGGCGGTCCCGTGTACCTGGAAATCTGGGTCAAGGTTAAATCGGGCTGGGCCGATAACGAGGCGGGCTTGCGCGCCTACGGCTACGAGTAA